The Flavobacterium commune genome contains a region encoding:
- a CDS encoding GH92 family glycosyl hydrolase produces MVLYKRITLQTACFFYMLFFSAAILAQQPADFVNPFIGTSNFGATFPGPIAPRGMASISPFNVSGPQNRPLEKDSQWLSNPYVNENKFLTGFSQVNLSGVGCPELGVILLMPTTGTVETNHLKYGSTYSNEIAKTAYYSVNIDKYKVKAEFTASKRVGVSQFTFPKGQSNILLNLGVGLTNEEGAMVKIVSSTEIEGMRSVGSFCYNSPEDAYPVYFVAKFSKPADQFGVWKKPAQYNGAEAQWMGYNGKTRMMENTIKTVVGDSIGTYFTYQFDKEETVNVKIGISYVSIENARENLEKETANKSFDAVYKETYDEWNTELSKILVEGGSEDDKTIFYTALYHTLIHPNTLNDYNGEYPEIKKSKIGKTDGTRYTVFSLWDTYRNLHQLMSLAYPKQQSDMVKSMLEMYDENGWLPKWELNATETFTMVGDPASIVIADTYLKGIRDFDVQKAYKAMLKGADQMENNPLRPGLKDYIEKGYLTTNDRGPVSTTQEYNASDYSISLLAKALGKTADANRFKKRSLSYKKLFDKNLKLLRPRLADGKWYEPFDPILGANFEENVGFIEGNAWQYAFMVPHDIKGLIQLMGGNKGFSSQLQKVFDSKQFDMANEPDIAYPYLFNYLKGEEFKSQDLVKKLVREYFQNKPKGLPGNDDTGTMSAWLVYSMMGIYPISPGEPVYTITTPMFDKITIKLDANYYKKENIVIEREVNNDGTIKQIQLDGKAINSYFISHDNFVNGTSLKVIQN; encoded by the coding sequence ATGGTTTTATATAAAAGGATAACATTACAAACAGCATGTTTTTTTTACATGCTGTTTTTTAGCGCAGCTATTTTAGCACAGCAGCCAGCCGATTTTGTCAATCCGTTTATTGGAACTTCCAATTTTGGAGCTACTTTCCCAGGACCAATTGCGCCAAGAGGAATGGCTAGTATTAGTCCGTTTAATGTTTCTGGACCTCAAAACCGACCTTTGGAAAAAGACAGTCAGTGGCTGTCCAATCCGTATGTGAACGAAAATAAATTTTTAACAGGCTTCAGTCAGGTTAATTTAAGCGGAGTTGGCTGTCCGGAATTAGGCGTTATTTTGCTGATGCCCACTACGGGAACTGTTGAAACCAATCATTTAAAATACGGTTCTACTTATTCTAACGAAATTGCCAAAACGGCCTATTACAGCGTAAATATTGATAAATATAAAGTGAAAGCTGAATTTACAGCTTCGAAAAGAGTAGGTGTCAGCCAATTTACTTTCCCTAAAGGACAATCCAATATTTTACTGAATCTTGGTGTCGGTTTAACCAATGAAGAAGGAGCAATGGTAAAAATAGTTTCTTCCACAGAAATTGAAGGAATGCGAAGCGTGGGTTCGTTTTGTTACAACAGTCCGGAAGATGCTTACCCCGTTTATTTTGTAGCCAAATTTTCGAAACCAGCAGACCAATTTGGCGTTTGGAAAAAACCAGCCCAATACAATGGAGCTGAAGCCCAATGGATGGGGTATAATGGCAAAACCCGAATGATGGAAAATACCATCAAAACCGTAGTTGGCGATAGTATTGGAACGTATTTTACCTATCAATTTGACAAGGAAGAAACGGTTAATGTTAAAATAGGAATTTCCTATGTAAGCATTGAAAATGCCCGTGAAAATCTCGAAAAAGAAACAGCCAATAAATCCTTTGATGCGGTTTACAAAGAAACGTATGACGAATGGAATACTGAGCTTTCTAAAATTCTAGTTGAAGGCGGTTCAGAAGATGATAAAACTATTTTTTACACTGCATTGTATCACACTTTAATTCATCCCAATACTTTAAATGATTATAACGGAGAATATCCTGAAATAAAAAAAAGTAAAATTGGAAAAACGGATGGCACTCGTTACACGGTTTTTTCACTTTGGGATACGTATAGAAATTTGCACCAACTGATGTCTTTGGCTTATCCAAAACAACAATCGGATATGGTGAAAAGTATGCTCGAAATGTACGATGAAAATGGCTGGTTGCCTAAATGGGAATTGAATGCTACCGAAACTTTTACGATGGTAGGCGACCCTGCCAGTATTGTAATTGCAGATACTTATCTAAAAGGAATTCGTGATTTTGATGTTCAAAAAGCCTATAAGGCAATGCTGAAAGGCGCTGATCAAATGGAGAATAACCCACTTCGTCCAGGATTGAAAGATTACATAGAAAAAGGATATTTGACTACTAATGATCGTGGGCCCGTTTCTACCACACAAGAATACAATGCGTCGGATTATTCCATTTCACTTTTGGCGAAAGCCCTGGGAAAAACTGCCGATGCGAATCGATTTAAAAAGCGTTCGTTATCGTACAAAAAGTTATTCGATAAAAATTTAAAATTATTGCGACCAAGACTAGCTGACGGAAAATGGTACGAACCATTTGATCCTATTTTGGGAGCTAATTTTGAGGAGAATGTAGGTTTTATCGAAGGGAATGCCTGGCAATATGCTTTTATGGTTCCGCACGATATTAAAGGTTTAATCCAATTGATGGGCGGAAATAAAGGCTTCTCCAGCCAATTGCAAAAAGTATTTGATAGCAAGCAATTTGATATGGCAAACGAACCTGATATTGCTTATCCGTATTTGTTTAATTATTTGAAAGGAGAAGAATTTAAAAGTCAGGACTTGGTTAAAAAATTAGTTCGCGAATATTTCCAAAACAAGCCAAAAGGATTACCTGGAAATGATGATACAGGAACTATGTCAGCCTGGTTAGTGTATTCGATGATGGGAATTTATCCTATTTCTCCGGGTGAACCTGTTTACACGATTACAACGCCTATGTTTGATAAAATCACCATCAAATTAGATGCTAATTATTATAAAAAAGAAAACATTGTAATTGAGCGAGAAGTCAATAATGACGGTACAATCAAACAAATTCAATTAGACGGAAAAGCAATAAATAGTTATTTTATTTCGCATGATAATTTTGTGAATGGAACAAGCTTAAAAGTGATTCAAAATTAA
- a CDS encoding glycoside hydrolase family 3 N-terminal domain-containing protein, which produces MLVIKVKKISLVLVAFVGFSSLSFAQKKLPYQDSKLEVEARVKDLLSRMSLEEKVRQMDMYKGEFFKEKEDFSKTKSNAKIGKLGIGAIHDIYPRSAKMINDLQKEVIKNNRWGIPALIMCEMLHGYLDDGSTAFPMNIGLGASWDTNLMDKVGKVIATEARAHGVHFGLGPNLDLGREPRWGRVAETFGEDAYLNSEIGLAMIKGMQGDDLKSDRSIIAEPKHFAVHGIPQAGGNSSPILVGERSAREDHLPSFQKAFTKGGALGTMCAYSELDGIPCAANHWLLTDVLRKEWGFKGIVVSDLGAIKYLQTTHYVTNSPKESIREAVAAGVDMQFYDFTNEFWQQSLIELVNEKKLTMEQIDRAAGGVLRLKFMLGLFENPYTDKNLIKERFHTKENQDIALEAGHKSMVLLKNENNLLPLKKDLQTIAVIGPNADASRLGGYAVKNKVGTTVLEGIKQVVGKNSNVLYEEGVPLIVKGQIIPSKYLFTPDGSQNGLKGEYFNNRNVEGTPALTRIDSQLEFDWPWNPGLGVNDDDFSIRWTGYIQSEKSFDGWLGLSSDDGIRMWIDDQLVIDNWTKGATSIVTTPKNIEAGKKYKVRIEMWEGGWGARAHLRWNLDKINFQPAIDIAKKADVAVVVLGESNELVEENRDVASLDLHGMQQELIEAIQKTGTPVVCVLLNGRPLSINWINENIPAIVEGWFPGEAGGKAVADVLFGDYNPGGRLPITFPKSVGQLPIYYNQKPSAIHRYVSESENPLYTFGYGLSYTTFEYSNLTLSTSEIKADGSLKVSVDVKNTGNYDGDEVVQLYINDVYSSVTTPEKTLKGFKRVHIKKGATETVEFTLTPDELAIWNREMKNVVEPGDFEVMVGGNSVNLMKSKFKVSE; this is translated from the coding sequence ATGTTAGTAATAAAAGTAAAAAAGATAAGTCTTGTTTTAGTAGCGTTTGTAGGTTTTAGCAGCCTTAGCTTTGCTCAAAAAAAACTACCTTATCAGGATTCCAAATTAGAAGTTGAAGCGCGGGTAAAAGACTTGTTGAGCCGAATGAGTCTGGAAGAAAAAGTACGTCAAATGGATATGTACAAAGGAGAATTTTTTAAAGAAAAAGAAGATTTCTCTAAAACGAAATCCAATGCTAAAATTGGAAAATTAGGAATAGGAGCCATTCATGATATTTATCCTCGTTCGGCAAAAATGATTAATGATCTTCAAAAAGAAGTGATTAAAAACAACCGTTGGGGAATTCCAGCATTGATTATGTGTGAGATGCTTCACGGTTATTTAGACGATGGAAGTACCGCTTTTCCTATGAACATTGGTTTAGGAGCTAGCTGGGACACTAATTTAATGGATAAAGTAGGTAAAGTAATTGCTACCGAAGCCAGAGCGCACGGCGTTCATTTTGGCCTTGGACCCAATTTAGATTTAGGTCGCGAACCAAGATGGGGAAGAGTGGCAGAAACTTTTGGTGAAGATGCTTACTTGAACAGCGAAATTGGTTTGGCAATGATTAAAGGAATGCAAGGCGATGATTTAAAATCAGATCGTTCGATAATTGCTGAACCCAAACACTTTGCTGTTCACGGAATTCCGCAAGCTGGAGGAAATTCTTCTCCTATTCTAGTGGGTGAACGTTCGGCTCGTGAAGATCATTTACCATCTTTTCAAAAAGCATTTACAAAAGGCGGAGCGTTAGGAACCATGTGTGCTTATTCTGAATTAGACGGGATTCCTTGTGCTGCTAATCATTGGTTGTTGACTGATGTTTTACGAAAAGAATGGGGTTTCAAAGGAATTGTAGTTTCTGATTTGGGAGCTATCAAATACCTTCAAACTACACATTATGTTACCAATTCTCCAAAAGAAAGTATCCGTGAAGCAGTTGCTGCAGGAGTGGATATGCAATTTTATGATTTTACCAATGAATTTTGGCAACAAAGCCTGATTGAATTGGTAAATGAAAAGAAACTGACTATGGAGCAAATTGACCGTGCGGCTGGTGGTGTTTTACGATTGAAGTTTATGTTAGGTTTATTCGAAAATCCATATACTGACAAAAATCTAATTAAAGAGCGTTTTCATACCAAAGAAAATCAGGACATCGCCCTTGAAGCAGGACATAAATCGATGGTTTTATTGAAAAATGAAAACAATCTTTTACCTCTGAAAAAAGATCTTCAAACTATTGCTGTTATCGGACCTAATGCCGATGCATCAAGATTAGGAGGCTATGCAGTTAAAAATAAAGTAGGAACTACAGTTCTGGAGGGAATCAAACAAGTGGTGGGTAAAAATAGCAATGTACTTTATGAAGAAGGTGTTCCTTTGATTGTAAAAGGGCAAATTATTCCGTCTAAATATTTATTTACTCCTGATGGTTCTCAAAACGGATTAAAAGGAGAATATTTCAATAATAGAAATGTGGAAGGAACTCCTGCATTAACGCGTATTGATAGTCAATTAGAATTTGACTGGCCTTGGAATCCGGGTTTAGGGGTAAATGATGATGATTTTTCGATTCGCTGGACCGGTTACATTCAATCCGAAAAATCCTTTGACGGTTGGTTAGGCTTAAGTTCTGATGACGGAATCAGAATGTGGATTGACGATCAATTGGTTATTGACAACTGGACAAAAGGAGCAACAAGTATTGTTACCACTCCAAAAAATATTGAGGCAGGAAAAAAATACAAAGTCCGCATTGAAATGTGGGAAGGCGGCTGGGGAGCCCGAGCGCATTTGCGTTGGAACTTAGATAAGATAAACTTCCAGCCAGCAATTGATATTGCTAAAAAAGCCGATGTTGCCGTTGTGGTTTTAGGAGAATCAAACGAATTAGTGGAAGAAAACAGAGATGTTGCTTCTTTAGATTTACACGGAATGCAACAGGAATTAATTGAAGCGATTCAAAAAACAGGAACACCAGTAGTTTGTGTGTTGTTAAACGGTCGTCCGCTTTCTATAAACTGGATTAATGAAAACATTCCAGCTATTGTGGAAGGTTGGTTTCCAGGAGAAGCAGGAGGAAAAGCAGTAGCTGATGTTTTGTTTGGAGATTACAATCCAGGCGGAAGATTGCCGATTACTTTTCCAAAATCGGTCGGGCAATTGCCTATTTATTACAACCAAAAACCATCTGCAATCCATCGTTATGTTTCTGAAAGTGAAAATCCGTTGTATACTTTTGGATACGGTTTGAGTTATACCACATTCGAATATTCGAATTTAACTTTAAGTACTTCCGAAATTAAAGCTGACGGAAGCTTAAAAGTAAGCGTCGATGTTAAAAATACCGGAAATTATGATGGAGATGAAGTGGTGCAATTGTACATTAATGATGTGTATAGTTCCGTAACAACTCCTGAAAAAACATTAAAAGGTTTTAAAAGAGTACATATCAAAAAAGGAGCGACTGAAACGGTAGAATTTACTTTAACTCCTGACGAATTGGCTATTTGGAACCGGGAAATGAAAAACGTAGTAGAACCTGGCGATTTTGAAGTAATGGTAGGAGGAAATTCAGTAAATTTAATGAAGTCAAAGTTTAAGGTTTCAGAGTAA
- a CDS encoding SusC/RagA family TonB-linked outer membrane protein, with product MIQNVLKLLFVFCLFGFQNVQAQTTVKGTVTDAKSGFPLPGANIVVKGTTNGISSDMDGKYSISVPNQSAILVFSYIGSASKEVVVGNQTIINVSLTEDAEQLGEVVVTALGIKREKKAITYSAQNVNVDEISQARSLNVANSLSGKVAGLNFSTTSNGVGSSSRITLRGNRSLNGNNQPLYVVDGVPLSNGSTTDNSDVDTGGTTQPDGISNLNPEDIASMTVLKGPSAAALYGSRASNGVIVITTKSGSKGRDMQISVSSNFMASSAYNLLGLQNQYGQGESGVYNATSESSWGGRLDGSQVSAWQLVRNPNYSGPATSSYSAQPNNVSDFFKTGYNLANTLSISTGSDKTQAYFSYTNTVAEGIVGGNKLGRHNANLRLTSELTDKLSLDVKTNYIVQNIDNILRTGEESIGTSLYLLPRSLAHSDYKNYEYTDALGQKQQNYFIDEVGQAGGNPYWSALRDNSREDERNRFIGFASLKYKFTNALSLQVRTGLDQTSNKIFSRRYATDRFNQNLGSYAESLETVRELNSDALLSYNTKFGDFSLTANAGASLLKQSTSTLSSGGVLSRRNYFSLSNLRTPGATSNLSEKQINSLYGSAQLGYKNYLFLDVTARNDWSSTLPEDYFYPSIGLSSVISDIVELPEAISYAKVRASFAQVGNDTNPYGLVPQLSYIGGNGGMVYSQTTAANPNLKPEISSSMEFGTELKFLKNRLGLDVTYFKTNTKNQIFYINTPEASGYSRASVNGGDIENNGVEVMLTATPVETDNFSWDITTNFASYKSKVKSIFEGRDELVLGDGRLVRSKIIKGGEYGDLYIKGFQRTDDGEIIVNSAGLPLATNSFDVLAGNFNPDWTAGFKNNFRYKDFNLSFLVDFRIGGEVVSYTQARQAGLGVNTMTLAGRENGFIVDGVVSNGNGGYTPNTVTVSAEEYWTSVGQRTPIAEPFIYDATNIRLRELVLGYTMPKSLLKNSAFTSFNVSFVARNLFFIVNKAKYFDPEQGAGTGNLQGVESFNIPSTRDYGVNVKFGF from the coding sequence ATGATTCAAAATGTATTAAAACTACTGTTTGTGTTTTGCTTGTTCGGCTTTCAAAACGTTCAGGCTCAAACTACAGTGAAGGGAACAGTTACAGATGCCAAAAGCGGTTTTCCACTGCCGGGAGCAAACATCGTTGTTAAGGGGACAACAAACGGTATATCATCAGATATGGATGGTAAGTATAGTATTAGTGTTCCTAACCAATCGGCAATTTTAGTCTTTTCCTATATAGGATCAGCATCAAAAGAAGTTGTTGTAGGGAACCAGACTATTATAAATGTATCATTAACAGAGGATGCTGAACAATTAGGGGAAGTTGTTGTAACAGCCTTAGGTATTAAAAGGGAGAAAAAAGCAATTACCTATTCGGCACAAAATGTTAATGTAGATGAGATTTCTCAAGCAAGATCATTAAACGTTGCGAATTCACTTTCGGGAAAAGTAGCAGGTCTTAATTTTTCTACTACTTCAAATGGTGTAGGAAGTTCGTCCAGAATTACTTTAAGAGGAAATCGATCGCTTAATGGAAATAACCAGCCTTTGTATGTGGTGGATGGTGTACCGTTAAGTAATGGTTCTACAACCGATAATTCTGATGTAGATACAGGGGGAACAACACAGCCGGACGGAATTTCAAACCTTAATCCCGAAGATATTGCTTCGATGACTGTACTTAAAGGACCATCAGCAGCAGCTTTATATGGTTCCAGAGCGAGTAATGGAGTTATTGTTATAACAACTAAATCCGGTTCAAAAGGAAGAGATATGCAAATCTCTGTTTCTTCTAATTTTATGGCTTCTTCAGCGTATAATTTATTGGGATTACAAAATCAATATGGACAAGGAGAAAGTGGCGTATATAATGCTACATCAGAATCGAGCTGGGGAGGACGTTTAGATGGAAGTCAGGTTTCTGCCTGGCAATTAGTGCGTAATCCTAACTATTCTGGACCAGCAACTAGTAGTTATTCTGCTCAGCCTAATAATGTTAGTGATTTCTTTAAAACGGGCTATAATTTAGCCAACACTTTGTCTATTTCGACAGGTTCTGATAAAACTCAGGCTTATTTTTCATATACTAATACCGTTGCTGAAGGTATTGTAGGAGGAAATAAATTAGGAAGGCATAATGCTAACTTAAGATTGACTAGCGAGTTGACAGATAAATTGTCTTTGGATGTGAAAACGAATTATATCGTTCAAAATATCGATAATATTTTAAGAACAGGTGAAGAATCTATAGGTACTTCCCTTTATTTATTACCAAGAAGTTTAGCTCATAGTGATTATAAAAATTATGAATATACAGATGCTTTAGGACAAAAACAGCAAAATTATTTTATTGATGAAGTAGGACAAGCAGGAGGAAATCCATATTGGTCAGCTTTGCGCGATAATTCCCGTGAAGATGAGCGAAATAGATTTATTGGTTTTGCTTCCTTGAAATATAAATTCACTAACGCATTAAGTTTACAGGTAAGAACAGGTTTAGATCAAACATCAAACAAAATTTTTTCCAGAAGATATGCTACAGACAGGTTTAATCAAAATCTTGGAAGCTATGCAGAATCATTAGAAACAGTAAGAGAATTAAACTCTGACGCATTATTAAGTTATAATACTAAGTTTGGGGATTTTTCTTTAACAGCCAATGCCGGTGCGAGTTTATTGAAACAATCAACATCAACATTATCTTCTGGCGGAGTATTAAGCAGAAGGAATTATTTTTCTTTGTCAAATTTAAGAACTCCGGGAGCAACATCAAATCTTAGTGAAAAGCAAATTAATTCACTATATGGTTCGGCTCAGTTAGGGTATAAAAACTATTTATTCTTAGATGTTACAGCCAGAAATGACTGGTCTTCTACTTTACCGGAAGATTATTTTTATCCATCTATAGGTCTTTCCAGTGTGATTTCCGATATCGTTGAATTGCCTGAAGCGATTAGTTATGCTAAAGTAAGAGCTTCTTTTGCTCAAGTAGGTAATGATACAAATCCTTATGGTTTAGTTCCTCAGTTGTCATACATAGGAGGTAATGGTGGTATGGTTTATTCTCAGACTACCGCTGCTAATCCAAATTTAAAACCAGAAATTTCAAGTTCGATGGAGTTTGGTACGGAGTTAAAATTTCTAAAGAATCGTTTAGGATTAGATGTTACTTATTTTAAAACAAATACTAAAAACCAAATTTTTTACATTAATACTCCTGAAGCTTCCGGATATTCCAGAGCTAGTGTAAATGGTGGAGATATTGAAAATAACGGTGTGGAAGTTATGCTAACTGCAACTCCTGTTGAAACAGATAATTTTTCATGGGATATTACAACCAATTTTGCATCTTATAAATCAAAAGTGAAATCTATTTTTGAAGGAAGAGATGAATTAGTACTGGGAGATGGACGTTTAGTGAGAAGCAAAATTATTAAAGGTGGCGAATATGGTGATTTGTATATCAAAGGTTTTCAAAGAACTGATGACGGAGAAATCATTGTGAACTCAGCCGGTTTACCACTTGCAACAAACAGTTTTGATGTACTTGCGGGTAATTTCAATCCTGATTGGACAGCCGGATTTAAGAATAATTTTAGATACAAAGATTTTAACTTAAGTTTTCTAGTAGATTTTAGAATTGGAGGAGAAGTAGTGTCATATACCCAAGCTAGACAAGCAGGATTGGGAGTAAATACAATGACACTAGCAGGTAGAGAAAATGGATTTATTGTTGATGGTGTTGTTTCAAATGGAAATGGCGGTTATACTCCTAATACAGTAACAGTATCTGCCGAAGAATATTGGACATCAGTAGGGCAAAGAACTCCAATTGCTGAACCATTTATTTATGATGCTACAAATATTCGATTAAGAGAACTTGTTTTAGGATACACAATGCCAAAAAGTTTATTGAAAAACTCTGCTTTTACTAGTTTCAATGTGTCATTCGTTGCGAGAAACTTATTTTTTATAGTAAACAAAGCAAAATATTTTGACCCGGAACAAGGAGCAGGTACAGGAAACTTACAAGGTGTAGAATCTTTCAATATTCCTTCAACAAGAGATTATGGAGTGAATGTGAAATTTGGATTTTAA